CATCGACCAAATCGATAAAATTATCGATCTGTGTATCGAACTGGAAGCGGATGACGTGGAACTGGCAACCTGTCAGTTTTATGGCTGGGCGCACATCAACCGTCAGGGCCTGCTGCCGACGCGTGAGCAAATCGCGCGCGCCGAAGCCATCGTGGCGCAATATCGCCAGCGCATGGCGGCCAGCGGTAACCTCACCAATCTGCTGTTTGTCACGCCGGATTATTACGAAGAGCGTCCGAAAGGCTGCATGGGTGGCTGGGGATCGATCTTCCTGAGCGTCACGCCGGAAGGCACGGCGCTGCCATGTCATAGTGCACGTCAGCTGCCGGTGGAATTCCCATCCGTGCTGGAGCGCAGCCTGGATGATATCTGGTATAACTCGTTCGGTTTTAACCGTTACCGGGGTTATGACTGGATGCCGGAGCCGTGCCGTTCCTGTGACGAGAAAGAGAAGGACTTCGGTGGTTGTCGTTGCCAGGCCTATATGCTGACTGGCAATGCCGACAACGCCGACCCGGTGTGCAGCAAGTCACCGCATCACGACAAAATTCTCGAAGCCCGGCGTGAAGCCAGCTGTAGCGATATCAAAATCGCCCAGCTGCAATTCCGCAACCGCACCAATTCACAGCTGATCTACAAGCAGCGCATTCTGTGATGACCACGCGCAGCCTGCGGCTGAAGAACGGCCTGTGCTGCCATTTGCATCATCAGCCCGATGCCCGCGCCGCCGCAGCGCTGCTGCGCGTGGAGGCGGGCAGCTTGCAGGAACCGGACCGCTGGCCGGGGCTGGCACATTTGCTGGAGCATCTGCTGTTTTGTGGCAGTGAGGGCATCACAGACGATCAGCGTCTGATGCCCTGGGTGCAGCAGCAGGGCGGTCAGGTTAATGCCACTACGCAGCTCAGTCAGAGCGCCTTTTTCTTTCAGGTTCCCGCCAGTGAACTGGAAGCAGGGGTGGCGCGGCTGGTGGCTATGTTGGCGGCACCGTTACTGACGCCCGCAGCGATTACGCAGGAAAGCGCGGTGATCGACGCCGAGTATCGCTTGTTGCAGCGTCATGCGGAAACCCTGAGCGAGGCAGCGTTGCTGGATATGCTGGTGGCGCCACGTGAATTTCAGCGTTTTCGCGTCGGCAGCCTGGCCGTGTTTGGTGACAATGTCACCAGGCTGCGCCAGGCGCTTTGCGCCTTCCATCAGCAGTTCTATGTCGCGGGCAATATGACGTTGTGGTTGCAGGGGCCGCAAACGCTGGATGAGCTGGCGACGCTGGCGGAACGTTATGGTCAGCAGCTGTTATCTGGCGCGTTACAGGCGTCACCGGTATCCCCACAACCGGCCGCGCTGCGCCAGCGCCTGCTTCAGCTACCCGGCAGCGAAAGCTGCTGGCTGACGCTGCTGTTGCCGGGTGAGATGGCATCGTTGCGCGATGAAATCAGCCAGTTACGTCGTTTCTGGCTGGATGACGCGGCTGGCAGCCTGCTGGCACAATTACGTGCTGCGGGGCTGTGTGAAGATCTGAGTGTGCAGTGGCTGTGGCGCGATACGCAGCACAGCTGGCTGGCGCTCAAATTCAGCGGGCAAACCCTGACAACGCAGCAGGCACAGCATATTCAGCATCACTTCCGCCAGCATCTGCACGCTCTGACGCAAAGCAGTCCGGCGCAACGTCAGCATTATCAACAGCTGGCGCGGGAGGATTTCAGCCAACTGTCGCCGCTGGAACAACTGCGCGGTCGCGCGCTGGGTTTTGCGCCGGACGCATCCTGTGACTTTTCCCGCGTGCTTAACGCCTTGCAACAGACGCCCCCGCTGGTGCTGTTGACGCAACGCCAGTTGGCGACTAAATCGCATCAAACCCAGGGATTCAGCTTATCGGTTGCTGACTGGCCGACAGAGGCCAGCCAGCACGTAGCAAGTTTACCGTTCTGGTTTTATCCGCAGGCAGAGGCGCAAGCTTCCCGTGCGCTGCCTGACCGTGTCTTTCCGTTACTGAACGTGGACCCGGTTCAGCCGCTGGAGACCTTGCTACTGCGTCCGGCGTTTTACCAGCCTTGCAGCGATGAAGATGGCGAGGCGCGTCAGCGTTTGCTGCGTCCGGTGCTGGCTGCGCTACGTCATGCAGGCGGGCGTGGCAGTTGGCAGCTGATACAGGGCATCTGGCAACTGGTCATGCACCTCCCCAACGATGACGATGCTGCGCTTGCGGCGGTGACTCAGGTGGTGCAGGTGCTCAATATGCCCCTGGAACCTCAACCCGTCAGGGCTGCGGCAGGCATTGCGATTCGCCAGTTATTATCGGCATTGCCGCAGCAGTTGATCACCCCGCGATCCTCAGTGGGCTGGCAGGCTGCCTGGTGCGGCCAAAGTACCGCGTTGCGTGCTGATGTCGCGCGGGTGCTGAGTGATCTCCCGCAGGGGGCGACCACCTCGGCAGCTCGCTTAAACCAGGGTGTGACGGCCATCCCGTGCACAGGCAGCGATCAGGCGCTGCTGGTGTTTATCCCGCTGAGCGAGGCTGATGATGACGCGCTGGCGGCATTACGCGCGCTGGCGTTGATCTATGAACCGCGTTTTTTTCAGCAGTTACGCGTGGAGCAGCAGATCGGTTATGTGGTGACGGCGCGTTATCAGCGTGTGGCAGATGTTGATGGCATCCTGCTGGCGTTGCAGTCGCCCGATATTCCCTGGCGCGAACTGCTTGGCCATTGCAAACGCTTTCTGCGCACGCTGGATATCTCTGCCGCGCCATTTGAAGCTTTGCAGCAGTCGCTGCTGCAATGTGTCGTGAGTGACAATGCGGATGCTGCACTGAGTGCGCTGCGTCAGCAGCAGGGTTTACCCGAACTGACCAGCACGGCGATCCGCCAGCTGGAAGGGGCGCAATTGCAGCACTTGCATCAGCGCCTGCTGCGGCAACGTCGGCGCTGGCGGATTTTATTGGCGATAGGCCAGCCATGAAACTGTCGCTGGTGTGAATTGTTTCATATTGATATTGCTGAATTTTTTTGAAAATTTCGTCCAAAACTCTTCACTGTTCCCGCGCCGCATAATCCCGGACACTCTTCGGTATATTCTGAACCAAGAGGAACAACTGGTGAAAAACGTTACCCGCTTTGCGCTGCCCCTGCTGGCCGCTGCCACTCTGTATGCACCGCTGTCTCAGGCTGCTGCCATGCACTACGATCTGAACCCGGAACACACGTCAGTGATTGTGACCTGGACCCATTTCGGTTTCTCGCATCCGACTGCGGATATCCCGAACAGCAAAGGCACCCTGGTGTTTGATAAAGACCATCCGGATCAGTCACGCGTTGACGTTACGCTGCCAGTCAGCCAGATCGACACCCACGTCCCGGCACTGACCAAAGAATTCCTCGGCAAAGAGTATTTCGATACCGCGAAATATCCTTCAGCGGTATTCCACAGCACCAAAGTGGTGGCGAAGGGCGACAACAAGTTTGATGTAGAAGGGAATCTGACCTTGAAAGGCATCACCAAACCGGTAACGCTGCACGCCACGCTGAACCAGCAGGGCGAGCATCCGATGGTGAAGAAACAGGCGATTGGTTTTGATGCCACCGGCACCATCAAGCGCTCTGACTTTAAGCTGGATAAATACGTGCCAGCAGTCAGCGACGATGTGACGCTGACCATTTCGACTGAAGCGTACGCGAAATAATCGTCACTATCGCGCGGTGTTGTAAAACCCGCGCGATAAATCGCGTCGCTACC
This genomic stretch from Pantoea cypripedii harbors:
- the pqqE gene encoding pyrroloquinoline quinone biosynthesis protein PqqE; protein product: MNPNKPGITPPLWLLAELTYRCPLQCPYCSNPLDFAQQEKELTTEQWIEVFRQARAMGSVQLGFSGGEPLTRKDLPELIKAARDLGFYTNLITSGIGLTQNKLDAFADAGLDHIQISFQASDETLNAALAGSKKAFQQKLEMAKAVKAHGYPMVLNFVLHRHNIDQIDKIIDLCIELEADDVELATCQFYGWAHINRQGLLPTREQIARAEAIVAQYRQRMAASGNLTNLLFVTPDYYEERPKGCMGGWGSIFLSVTPEGTALPCHSARQLPVEFPSVLERSLDDIWYNSFGFNRYRGYDWMPEPCRSCDEKEKDFGGCRCQAYMLTGNADNADPVCSKSPHHDKILEARREASCSDIKIAQLQFRNRTNSQLIYKQRIL
- the pqqF gene encoding pyrroloquinoline quinone biosynthesis protein PqqF, with translation MTTRSLRLKNGLCCHLHHQPDARAAAALLRVEAGSLQEPDRWPGLAHLLEHLLFCGSEGITDDQRLMPWVQQQGGQVNATTQLSQSAFFFQVPASELEAGVARLVAMLAAPLLTPAAITQESAVIDAEYRLLQRHAETLSEAALLDMLVAPREFQRFRVGSLAVFGDNVTRLRQALCAFHQQFYVAGNMTLWLQGPQTLDELATLAERYGQQLLSGALQASPVSPQPAALRQRLLQLPGSESCWLTLLLPGEMASLRDEISQLRRFWLDDAAGSLLAQLRAAGLCEDLSVQWLWRDTQHSWLALKFSGQTLTTQQAQHIQHHFRQHLHALTQSSPAQRQHYQQLAREDFSQLSPLEQLRGRALGFAPDASCDFSRVLNALQQTPPLVLLTQRQLATKSHQTQGFSLSVADWPTEASQHVASLPFWFYPQAEAQASRALPDRVFPLLNVDPVQPLETLLLRPAFYQPCSDEDGEARQRLLRPVLAALRHAGGRGSWQLIQGIWQLVMHLPNDDDAALAAVTQVVQVLNMPLEPQPVRAAAGIAIRQLLSALPQQLITPRSSVGWQAAWCGQSTALRADVARVLSDLPQGATTSAARLNQGVTAIPCTGSDQALLVFIPLSEADDDALAALRALALIYEPRFFQQLRVEQQIGYVVTARYQRVADVDGILLALQSPDIPWRELLGHCKRFLRTLDISAAPFEALQQSLLQCVVSDNADAALSALRQQQGLPELTSTAIRQLEGAQLQHLHQRLLRQRRRWRILLAIGQP
- a CDS encoding YceI family protein, which codes for MKNVTRFALPLLAAATLYAPLSQAAAMHYDLNPEHTSVIVTWTHFGFSHPTADIPNSKGTLVFDKDHPDQSRVDVTLPVSQIDTHVPALTKEFLGKEYFDTAKYPSAVFHSTKVVAKGDNKFDVEGNLTLKGITKPVTLHATLNQQGEHPMVKKQAIGFDATGTIKRSDFKLDKYVPAVSDDVTLTISTEAYAK